DNA sequence from the Podospora pseudocomata strain CBS 415.72m chromosome 2 map unlocalized CBS415.72m_2.2, whole genome shotgun sequence genome:
GAGCTTCATGGTAGAAGAAAGGTGCAATGGTTGTCTGTTAATTGGATTGTGTGACTGAAACTTgcttgagaagaagagaaaagaaaaagcaaatGCAGAAGGTTACCTGGTGTAAAAGGGAGGTTTTATAGTGAGGAACTGGAGAGCACACTCAAGCCATCACAAGGAGGCAGCACCAGTTGAGAAAAAGCTTACCTGGAAAAGTCACAACAGTTGGGGCAACCAGCTTTTGCATGATCACCAGCATCTCTTTAAAGTTTGAAGCACGGAAACACCACAAAGAGCACCTTGCATCCGAGCGATGAGTTCAATGCCACTTAACGCACTTGCTACCTCGGTTTAGACGTCCACCGGGGGTGGCCGCGTGTGCTGCACAAGGTACCTTAGGTAATAGTCCACTGGAAACAGTGGTAATGGGAGACGCCATTCAGAATTGTCATCGGTCTGAGAAAGAGGCGGTcagaccctaacccttgccCACTCAtctgtttgttttgttggctTACATAACGAAGGCCATTGGTGCACTTCACAAATTTTGGGCGCACTGCCCCACAGCACATATCATGACATGTCACTCACTGTTCAGGTTCGCATATTCATAATCCAAAAACTGCCTCAAGATGATCAGTcaagcaccctccccatctggGACTCAACCACATCTCATCCCCCCACCCACACCAgtcatcaccgcctccacATCCGGGAACATCCGTCATGAATGGCCCGCAATAGGACTCACCCTCGTCCACGAATTCATCTCCCCAGCCGAAGAACAAGAGATGATCTCTGCCTTCCatgccatctcccccctAAGCCCGGCCGATTCAAAAAGACGAATAAGCCAACATTTCGGTCACCACTTCGATTACACCACCTTTGGAATCGACGAGTCAAAGCACAGCCCTGTCCCAGCTTATATCACAAACTTTCTCGACAGGCTACCGGTCGACACTGATGGGAAGGAAGCAGGACGAAAGCCGGACCAGTTCACCGTGCAATACTACCCTCCAGGCGCCGGCATCCCGCCACACGTGGATACCCACAGCATGTTCGGGGAGGCGCTGTACAGCCTGAGCTTTGGGAGTGGGGTGCCGATGATTTTCAGGATGAGCGGGGAGAACGAGGCGAGGAAGTTGAGGCTGCCCAAGAGGTCACTGCAGGAGTCTTCAGATGGTAATGTGAATGGGAAAGTAGGGGGGGAGATACTCGACAAAGCTGAAGGAGTCGTTGTACACCCGGCTTGGGAGCTTATGCTGCCGGCGAGGTCACTTCTTGTCATGAGGGGGGCTTCGAGGTATGGCTATACGCATGGGATTCGACCTAGAAAAACGGATGCGGTGGATGGAATCACGATAaaaagggaagggaggtATTCAATAACCATGAGGAGTGTCAGGAGGGGCGAGGAGATTGGCTGTGACTGCCTGTTTCCGGGGGTTTGCGACGCCCGTGTGAGACAAGAGCAGGAAGCTGCGTTAAGGGCTGGGGGTATCAAAAAGGCAGAAGCCCAATAAGGATCACCAATAAAGTACTCACCGGCCAATCACGACCGGCAAACGGACCAAATCCAATGGAAGATGCAAGACAAATGCTGCTATTGTCATTCGTGGGAGAGTCTTGGCAAGGATTGGCAGATACCCTTGATACATCCAATTCACAAACGGCCCTCAATCGTCCTGGTAAGACCACTGCTCCTCATTATTCCTCCCGCCAGCTGCTGATGAAGGGAAGTAACACAGCAAAACATTTCGCCATGATCAAGACTAACCAACTGCTCGACAA
Encoded proteins:
- a CDS encoding uncharacterized protein (EggNog:ENOG503P7Z4; COG:L), with translation MISQAPSPSGTQPHLIPPPTPVITASTSGNIRHEWPAIGLTLVHEFISPAEEQEMISAFHAISPLSPADSKRRISQHFGHHFDYTTFGIDESKHSPVPAYITNFLDRLPVDTDGKEAGRKPDQFTVQYYPPGAGIPPHVDTHSMFGEALYSLSFGSGVPMIFRMSGENEARKLRLPKRSLQESSDGNVNGKVGGEILDKAEGVVVHPAWELMLPARSLLVMRGASRYGYTHGIRPRKTDAVDGITIKREGRYSITMRSVRRGEEIGCDCLFPGVCDARVRQEQEAALRAGGIKKAEAQ